The Kluyveromyces lactis strain NRRL Y-1140 chromosome B complete sequence genome contains a region encoding:
- a CDS encoding Zn(II)2Cys6 transcription factor (conserved hypothetical protein), with product MVNEVKKRTKPCISCKLSKVKCEYTEALPCKRCLKLGIHCQFVRDVRRVQVPVPVPPAVPVPAPVPAPGNGMAVPHRISNIIPVVPPVHGMGSQTSNRTIPQAGGQPVAPPSRENGDSWTNNIDNRLNNFESLLETMLSALYKNNIEQQSRMGQMQKEINSQARLTQSFLSSQKNNRRNAVKLPNLSQLEQSLETSQWQQQLPLQPQPQQQQQQQPQSHSSLQFSNGTSIPPLRGNGNPTFNEQQQSSVTTSTHHEIIDNRKVTVTDFRTAGSITKEQAKVLLDYFIQYFSPHLFGFTLGGVSVQSLWSDSPLLLASICTIACCHHPELDYKFHELHSSLHWFASQLLLPTDAELNVEHTILGLIIASLWLSSSKMFSSLALHLARVWRVDQLYSPQFEKLWYLLYILDGSENLTSHKSPSIYKDMEPLIKDSRRIIIDGIEKNSSGGQFFRKAMLEYDQRKKHTATHKQLELLNEVRSEKLELSHTTLQDLRLLTQLEYHMAMESVFHNKNTRSPSLHDESLEATMTLLPTEKFGIPWTNNMDLDKWMISWTIALQNIKVQNDPWCFKSTLLYYNFARMHINTKALLQGKKSTLLDSLENVELIKLWHPHSNSSEIKESADSTELSATKEISRSSALALLKLATKDKDLTQIFQFFPTHIYVMLYYASLVVLNPSMIAERSEKECKQSYALVTKLKKMLQTATISDKTLKDNLIKALYQLLVSFKQELAAIDETSRKVYELLDENDEKETTGKQGRRPILAWPGTNPGHP from the coding sequence GAAACGTACGAAGCCGTGCATATCATGCAAACTATCGAAGGTTAAATGTGAATATACCGAAGCTTTACCTTGCAAAAGGTGTTTGAAACTCGGTATCCACTGTCAGTTCGTACGAGACGTACGAAGGGTGCAAGTACCGGTGCCGGTTCCCCCAGCGGTTCCTGTACCTGCCCCTGTACCAGCTCCGGGGAATGGAATGGCAGTGCCCCATAgaatatcaaatataaTTCCAGTTGTGCCACCAGTGCATGGAATGGGCAGCCAGACAAGTAATCGGACAATACCACAAGCAGGTGGACAGCCGGTAGCACCCCCTTCAAGAGAAAATGGCGATTCCTGGACAAACAATATTGATAATAGGTTGAATAATTTTGAATCGTTACTTGAGACAATGCTTTCCGCATTGTACAAAAATAATATAGAACAGCAATCACGAATGGGACAAATGCAAAAAGAGATCAATTCACAAGCCAGGTTGACCCAAAGCTTTTTATCTTCGCAGAAAAATAATAGACGAAATGCCGTAAAGCTGCCGAACTTATCTCAGTTGGAACAATCTTTAGAAACGTCACAATGGCAGCAGCAACTGCCTCTGCAACCGCAACcgcaacagcaacagcaacagcaaccGCAGTCTCATTCTTCGCTCCAATTTTCAAATGGAACTTCCATACCGCCTTTGCGGGGTAATGGAAACCCCACCTTTAATGAACAACAGCAGAGTAGCGTTACTACTAGTACTCATCATGAAATAATTGACAACAGAAAGGTCACTGTCACAGACTTTAGAACTGCTGGTTCGATTACGAAGGAACAGGCAAAAGTTTTGCTAGattattttattcaataCTTTAGCCCTCATTTATTTGGTTTTACTTTAGGAGGTGTTAGTGTACAATCCTTATGGTCCGATTCTCCGCTGCTCTTAGCCTCGATCTGTACGATAGCTTGTTGTCATCACCCAGAACTTGATTATAAATTCCATGAGTTGCATTCATCATTGCATTGGTTTGCATCACAGTTACTTCTTCCCACAGATGCTGAATTAAATGTAGAACACACGATTTTGGGGTTAATAATTGCGTCATTATGGTTGTCATCGAGCAAGATGTTTAGTTCGTTAGCATTACATTTGGCAAGAGTATGGAGGGTTGACCAGCTTTATTCTCCTCAGTTTGAGAAGCTATGGTACTTACTCTATATTTTAGATGGAAGTGAGAATTTAACTTCTCACAAGAGCCCTTCGATTTATAAGGACATGGAACCATTAATCAAAGATTCTAGGAGAATTATTATAGACGGAATAGAGAAGAACTCGTCAGGAGGTCAGTTTTTCAGGAAGGCAATGTTGGAATAcgatcaaagaaagaaacataCTGCAACTCACAAACAGTTAGAATTGCTAAATGAAGTCAGAAGCGAGAAGCTTGAGTTGAGTCATACCACCTTGCAAGATCTACGGCTACTTACTCAACTTGAATATCACATGGCAATGGAGTCTGTCTTTCATAATAAAAATACACGTTCGCCTTCTTTGCATGATGAATCGTTGGAGGCAACAATGACTCTTTTACCAACAGAGAAGTTTGGCATCCCATGGACTAATAATATGGATCTTGATAAATGGATGATCTCTTGGACTATCGCGTTACAAAACATAAAAGTTCAGAATGACCCGTGGTGCTTCAAATCAACATTATTATATTACAATTTTGCTCGAATGCATATCAACACAAAGGCCCTATTGCAGGGCAAGAAATCCACCCTGCTGGATAGTTTAGAAAATGTTGAGCTTATTAAGCTATGGCATCCGCACTCTAATAGTTCcgaaattaaagaatcaGCAGACAGTACGGAGCTGTCTGCTACGAAGGAAATTTCACGTTCATCAGCCTTGGCACTACTCAAGTTGGCAACTAAAGATAAAGACCTCACACAAATTTTCCAGTTCTTCCCTACACATATTTATGTTATGTTATATTATGCGTCATTGGTTGTTCTTAATCCTAGCATGATAGCGgaaagaagtgaaaaagaatgcaAACAAAGTTATGCTTTGGTAACGAAACTAAAGAAAATGTTACAAACTGCGACAATATCAGAtaaaactttgaaagataacTTGATAAAAGCCTTATATCAATTACTAGTTAGTTTCAAACAAGAACTGGCCgcaattgatgaaacttCAAGGAAAGTCTATGAACTATTGGACGAAAAcgatgaaaaggaaaccaCTGGTAAGCAAGGTCGTAGACCCATTCTTGCCTGGCCAGGCACTAACCCAGGTCATCCATAG
- a CDS encoding BAR and SH3 domain-containing protein (conserved hypothetical protein): MELKTDNLKAQLSSFSDKVLKTPQQLKCKLYTGPRTKDKFVEDLKSRFEAIHGCSSRLVKDCNKFENNTRALLEHFERSIEIFGNIYDVKFTEDEIRRDFTSLSKRFKIIKDKIEADLPIFEHNVIEPIQAFHTTCGNIQNTIDKRDLASYKVDSLRHKLTGLTPQKLRTPGLKYENEKIKIEGKYDKALKVYEPLNEQLRSELGIFLQMTNKFFQDWFLNHYYITYSFYYNMYTFIGTCSEVRRIVMETQNSNGVVDDLSPNSLQMLEYIDIANSRLVSQFHEQFDGAATEVKHLGIIDYELFYKRVSLDAKKQVSTEQDDIATYNDPYQKHSPQYCKAIADFVPTEEDSENSLSLRKEDVIKIYRKEAEVWWYGQSLRTNKIGYFPVQCTTMEHI, from the coding sequence ATGGAATTGAAGACAGATAATTTGAAGGCGCAGCTTAGTTCATTTAGTGATAAAGTGCTAAAAACTCCGCAACAACTTAAATGCAAACTTTATACGGGTCCAAGAACAAAGGATAAATTTGTGGAAGATCTTAAATCAAGGTTCGAAGCAATACATGGTTGCAGTAGTCGTTTAGTAAAGGATTGTAAtaagtttgaaaacaacaCCCGCGCGCTATTGGAACATTTTGAGCGTAgcattgaaatatttggGAATATATATGACGTTAAATTCACAGAAGATGAGATAAGAAGGGATTTCACCAGCCTTTCTAAAAGATTTAAAATCATCAAGGATAAGATCGAGGCGGATCTACCAATATTCGAACATAATGTCATTGAACCGATACAGGCATTTCACACGACTTGTGGTAACATTCAAAATACGATAGATAAAAGAGATTTAGCCTCGTACAAGGTAGATTCACTAAGGCATAAGCTAACTGGTCTCACTCCACAAAAGCTCCGGACTCCTGGGCTCAAGTATGAGAATGAGAAGATTAAGATTGAAGGAAAATACGATAAAGCTTTGAAAGTTTACGAGCCATTAAATGAACAACTTCGTTCGGAACTTGGGATCTTCTTACAAATGACCAAtaaattctttcaagacTGGTTCTTGAACCACTATTACATTACATATTCGTTTTATTACAACATGTACACCTTCATTGGGACATGTTCTGAGGTTCGCCGTATCGTAATGGAGACACAAAACTCTAACGGCGTAGTTGATGACTTATCGCCAAATTCACTGCAAATGCTAGAGTACATTGACATTGCCAATAGTAGATTGGTGAGCCAATTCCACGAACAGTTTGATGGAGCAGCCACTGAGGTGAAACATCTTGGCATTATAGATTACGAATTGTTCTACAAGAGGGTAAGTTTAGACGCTAAGAAACAGGTGAGCACTGAGCAAGATGATATAGCGACGTACAATGACCCATACCAAAAACATAGTCCCCAATATTGTAAAGCAATTGCAGATTTTGTCccaacagaagaagactCTGAAAATAGTTTGTCTCTTCGAAAGGAAGATGTGATTAAGATCTACAGGAAGGAAGCCGAAGTCTGGTGGTACGGACAATCACTACGTACCAATAAAATCGGCTACTTTCCAGTACAATGCACTACAATGGAACATATTTGA